One Salvia splendens isolate huo1 chromosome 12, SspV2, whole genome shotgun sequence genomic window carries:
- the LOC121757065 gene encoding L-type lectin-domain containing receptor kinase IX.1-like, whose amino-acid sequence MAITTSIYLLLLITTSAASPLSFNLSAITTDQTNREIMIQGDAYITTGGLQVTNNEKSSDGTQLTGRAIYTEPLHLWDNATGNLTDFNTHFSFVIQATGCAADGLAFFLAPVNSTIPANSSGAGLGLAPWSAAPGPLIVSEGPFVAVEFDTYSNSEFDDPQGQHVGIDLRSLNSTVYAPWTNNLTAGNTTEAWISYNSSNKKFLVNFTYFEQFSTPYNSSIEYTIDLRTILPEFVEIGFSAATGGCFQTNNVKSWSFSSTLDLKIEDTPSNVTGPDPEDTRPPSNETGPAPEPAGKTVRLIAGLSTAAAVGLVLVGYWLWRWKRGRNGGDEEEEEDGDLSAMEMDFQKGSGPRRFSYGELAAATGNFAEENKLGEGGFGGVFRGFLKNLDSPHVAVKRVSKNSKQGAKEYVSEVKIISRLRHRNLVQLIGWCHEKRELLLVYELQPNGSLDCHLFNRKNPPLNWETRFKIARGLAAALLYLHEEWEQCVVHRDIKSSNVMLDLAFNAKLGDFGLARLIDHDKGSQTTILAGTMGYMAPECMMTGRASKESDVYSFGIVALEISTGRRPIRGQVRTVEWMWELYGAGRELEAADGSLERCGGYDEREMERLMVVGLWCVHPDDRLRPSMKEVVRVLGFEGEAPPQLPPKMPVPTYGAPPPPSSVASLIYASDATYSSSGNSYGSTATSSSGASASAALLHSR is encoded by the exons ATGGCGATCACCACTTCAATCTATCTCCTACTCCTTATCACAACCTCCGCCGCCTCTCCTCTCTCCTTCAACCTCTCCGCCATCACGACTGATCAGACCAACCGCGAGATCATGATTCAAGGCGACGCCTACATAACCACGGGAGGACTCCAGGTCACCAACAACGAGAAGAGCAGCGACGGCACCCAACTCACCGGCCGCGCCATCTACACTGAACCCCTGCACCTATGGGACAACGCCACCGGCAACTTGACCGACTTCAACACCCACTTCTCCTTCGTCATCCAGGCCACCGGCTGCGCCGCCGACGGGCTCGCGTTTTTCCTGGCTCCGGTCAATTCCACGATTCCGGCGAACTCCTCCGGCGCCGGCCTCGGCCTCGCCCCATGGTCAGCCGCACCTGGTCCTCTAATAGTCTCCGAAGGCCCATTCGTGGCGGTCGAATTCGACACATACTCTAATTCTGAGTTCGACGACCCGCAAGGCCAGCACGTGGGGATCGACTTGAGGTCTCTGAACTCCACCGTGTATGCACCGTGGACAAACAATCTAACGGCGGGCAATACCACTGAGGCTTGGATTAGTTATAATTCTTCAAACAAGAAATTTCTAGTGaattttacttattttgaaCAATTTTCAACGCCTTATAACTCGAGTATTGAATACACTATAGATCTCCGGACTATTCTACCGGAGTTTGTCGAAATCGGGTTCTCTGCAGCGACTGGAGGCTGCTTCCAGACAAACAATGTCAAGTCATGGAGTTTCAGTTCCACTCTGGATCTGAAAATCGAAGATACGCCGTCTAATGTCACCGGCCCTGACCCCGAGGACACGCGTCCGCCATCTAATGAAACCGGCCCTGCCCCCGAACCGGCGGGAAAAACGGTCAGGTTGATTGCGGGTTTATCTACGGCGGCAGCGGTTGGGCTGGTTTTGGTGGGATACTGGCTATGGAGATGGAAAAGAGGGAGAAATGGgggcgacgaggaggaggaggaggacggGGATCTTTCGGCTATGGAGATGGATTTTCAAAAGGGAAGTGGGCCTAGAAGATTCTCCTACGGAGAACTTGCGGCCGCCACGGGTAATTTTGCGGAGGAAAACAAGCTAGGTGAGGGCGGATTTGGTGGAGTCTTCCGAGGCTTCTTGAAGAATCTGGACTCACCACATGTTGCGGTGAAGCGGGTTTCCAAGAACTCGAAGCAAGGAGCAAAGGAGTACGTGTCGGAAGTGAAAATCATCAGCCGGCTACGCCACAG GAACCTCGTACAACTCATAGGTTGGTGCCACGAGAAGCGTGAGCTCCTTCTGGTGTATGAACTCCAACCAAACGGCAGCTTAGACTGTCACCTCTTCAACAGAAAAAATCCCCCACTTAACTGGGAGACGCGGTTCAAGATTGCCCGGGGGCTTGCAGCGGCGCTGCTGTACCTACACGAGGAGTGGGAGCAGTGCGTGGTCCACCGAGACATCAAGTCGAGCAACGTCATGCTCGACTTGGCCTTTAATGCTAAACTAGGCGACTTCGGGCTGGCCAGGCTCATTGACCACGACAAGGGGTCGCAGACGACGATCCTGGCAGGCACGATGGGCTACATGGCGCCCGAGTGCATGATGACGGGAAGGGCGAGCAAGGAGTCGGATGTGTACAGTTTCGGGATAGTGGCGCTGGAGATTTCGACGGGGAGGCGACCGATAAGGGGGCAGGTGAGGACGGTGGAGTGGATGTGGGAGTTGTACGGGGCGGGGCGGGAGTTGGAGGCGGCGGATGGGAGTTTGGAGCGGTGTGGAGGGTATGATGAGAGGGAGATGGAGAGGTTGATGGTGGTGGGGCTGTGGTGCGTGCATCCGGATGACAGGCTTCGACCGTCGATGAAGGAGGTGGTGCGGGTTCTAGGGTTCGAAGGGGAGGCGCCGCCTCAATTGCCGCCCAAAATGCCGGTACCTACCTATggtgctccgccgccgccatctAGTGTTGCGTCTTTGATTTATGCATCGGATGCGACTTATTCGTCTTCGGGTAATAGTTATGGCTCTACCGCCACTTCTTCATCTGGTGCTTCTGCTTCTGCGGCGCTATTGCATTCGAGATGA